The Lycium ferocissimum isolate CSIRO_LF1 chromosome 1, AGI_CSIRO_Lferr_CH_V1, whole genome shotgun sequence genome includes a region encoding these proteins:
- the LOC132048864 gene encoding uncharacterized protein LOC132048864 translates to MQRWCSSIGRSVQCKRWFSSSNTDKIVASVLFERLPVVVPKIDPTVYAFQEFSFRWRQQYRREYPESFLKKSDTRGKGDYQIDYKPAPRISEADKTNDQRSLQRALDRRLYLLVHGATHGSPSGKPVWHFPEKVYESEETLRKCAESALESVIGDLSHTYFVGNAPMGHMVIQPTEDKKISSIKRFFFKSQVIAANKFDIKKCDDFIWVTKDELLEYFPEQAEFLNKMIIS, encoded by the exons ATGCAAAGGTGGTGTTCTTCAATTGGTCGATCTGTGCAATGTAAACGTTGGTTTTCTTCATCCAACACTGATAAAATTGTCGCCTCCGTACTGTTCGAGAGATTACCAGTTGTTGTCCCCAAAATAGATCCTACTGTCTAtgcttttcaagaattttc GTTTCGTTGGAGGCAGCAGTATCGACGGGAGTATCCAGAAAGTTTCCTGAAGAAGTCTGATACCAG GGGAAAAGGTGATTATCAAATTGATTATAAACCAGCTCCTCGAATCTCAGAGGCCGATAAAACTAATGATCAGAG GTCATTACAGCGAGCACTTGACAGAAGACTCTATCTTCTTGTTCATGGTGCCACACATGGCTCTCCTAGTGGAAAGCCTGTCTGGCATTTCCCAGAAAAAGTTTATGAGTCTGAAGAGACCCTTCGCAAG TGTGCTGAGTCTGCCCTAGAATCTGTTATTGGAGATCTTTCACATacatattttgttggaaatgCCCCTATGGGTCATATGGTCATACAACCCACTGAAGATAAGAAAATTTCATCAATCAAG CGCTTCTTCTTCAAATCCCAAGTTATTGCAGCCAACAAATTTGATATTAAAAAGTGTGATGATTTTATCTGGGTGACAAAAGATGAACTTTTGGAATACTTTCCTGAACAAGCTGAATTCCTGAACAAGATGATCATCAGCTGA